Proteins encoded by one window of Corynebacterium amycolatum:
- a CDS encoding ATP-dependent helicase, producing the protein MNVDGMPKVRFVQEEPPRRRQWLGTAVEALFPSHNRALVVANKLVNQPVVRVLGGPGTGKSSLLADLAVDYIHSGIPADSILVVSQSKEAAAELRRNIDRRFSSELGEGGSFGAGQGGMVRAVHSLAYAVVRDAAVSRGEPEPSLTTGARQDAVVRQLLAGHAEDGGAYWPERLRPALPLVGFSRAVRDFLLRAAERGIDAPRLQQLGVDYGIESWCAAGKFMAEYQQTMRLAWEPSLNAAEIVSAALMELDTDAQALARWGKSVVLVDDAEHLSPEAARLVDRFVSQAAVAVITGDEDQSVFHFRGANNDYLRGIGEVEYKAIHLQQSYRCNADIADLVNAVSQRLPKAPAYRGIVGSVGTQEASESDVGNNSETVAAENSYAAKSAVKIAIHPSERAQRATVADYFRRLHIDEGVAWKDMAVIVRSGAGESSLFRALSRAGVPVQIDPTDIVLSHQRLVRALMVALRATMNQLDDVEWDEFLSGPLVNMDPIVKERLLRGIRKADLFGGAAMTQLIGILKADGLTTEQLELIESLSQRERQALQVPLDLLSAAREALRDGVEATLWAIWQSTGLADHLVAASLRGGTAGASADRDLDAVMALFDFAGDRVELNPKLTVDGFIASVEEQELPIGARDRSGVERDAVRILSAHAALGRQWKAVAVVGVQEGQWPSLGVTGSVMKQNEFIGLVDHGIAPREYINSMADALAEERRLLHVAVSRASDRVLLTAVDSPDDVGVPSPFVIELVEKLGNSGTELAKQSEASSAANGVGATANEANTGSPDVAEAEESKWAGEGLPRVLSVESLLAELRAAVVDDAETETRRRQAARQLARLAQVEVAGAHPDTWWGLRAPSTSKPVNDKKPMRINPSKVEAALSCPLKAMLDKSAPTSAMYLGSLLHQAVEAVAKGVTVPEAQSEIRRVFGDLSDDPEWRKRTEEDTWLTALEDWQRWIETKKDIGTEVPVKVTINDDIVIVGRIDRLIEDADGAVQIVDIKTGKTAPSGKDVEEHAQLATYQLALSKGKLVESGDGLAVDNGEGIEQSGAYLVFPRKSHNKTIITSREQSKLTEDKLADWERRVEQVARATSGPRALALAGDHCKFCTLSKACPAAEGNR; encoded by the coding sequence ATGAACGTAGATGGAATGCCGAAGGTTCGGTTCGTCCAGGAGGAACCGCCTCGTCGTCGGCAGTGGTTGGGTACTGCGGTAGAGGCGCTTTTCCCTTCCCATAATCGGGCGCTCGTGGTAGCGAACAAGCTTGTAAACCAGCCTGTTGTGCGCGTTTTAGGCGGCCCAGGGACTGGCAAGAGTTCGCTGCTGGCAGATCTCGCGGTGGACTACATACACTCGGGCATTCCGGCGGACAGCATTTTGGTGGTGTCACAGTCAAAAGAGGCCGCCGCGGAATTGAGGCGGAATATTGACAGGCGTTTTTCCTCTGAACTGGGGGAAGGCGGTTCGTTCGGGGCAGGTCAAGGTGGCATGGTGCGTGCCGTGCATTCACTTGCCTATGCAGTAGTACGTGATGCCGCCGTCAGTCGGGGAGAGCCTGAACCATCGTTGACCACTGGTGCACGCCAAGATGCTGTCGTGCGGCAGCTTTTGGCTGGTCATGCGGAAGATGGTGGTGCGTATTGGCCAGAGCGGTTGCGCCCGGCTCTTCCATTAGTCGGTTTTTCCCGTGCGGTTCGTGACTTTCTGCTGCGTGCAGCTGAGCGGGGGATTGATGCCCCGAGGCTTCAGCAGCTCGGCGTGGACTATGGCATTGAGTCGTGGTGTGCGGCTGGCAAGTTTATGGCGGAGTATCAGCAGACTATGCGGTTGGCGTGGGAGCCCAGCTTGAACGCTGCAGAGATTGTCTCTGCGGCATTGATGGAGCTGGATACAGACGCGCAAGCACTGGCTCGGTGGGGAAAGTCGGTGGTGCTGGTCGATGATGCTGAACACCTATCGCCGGAGGCTGCGCGTCTTGTGGATCGGTTTGTGTCGCAGGCGGCGGTGGCCGTCATTACTGGTGATGAAGATCAATCGGTATTTCACTTCCGCGGTGCTAATAATGACTATCTCCGGGGGATTGGTGAGGTCGAGTACAAGGCAATCCACTTGCAGCAGTCTTACCGCTGTAACGCTGATATCGCGGATTTAGTCAACGCAGTTTCTCAGCGCTTGCCTAAGGCTCCTGCATACCGCGGCATTGTTGGTTCAGTTGGAACACAAGAAGCTAGTGAATCCGACGTTGGAAACAACAGTGAGACCGTCGCAGCGGAAAACTCGTACGCAGCGAAAAGTGCAGTAAAAATAGCTATTCATCCCTCTGAACGTGCACAGCGAGCCACAGTCGCGGACTACTTCCGGCGCCTTCATATTGACGAGGGGGTGGCATGGAAGGATATGGCGGTCATTGTCCGGTCCGGTGCAGGGGAGTCCTCTCTGTTCCGTGCATTGTCGCGTGCGGGTGTGCCTGTGCAGATTGACCCAACGGACATCGTGCTAAGTCATCAGCGATTGGTGCGAGCGCTGATGGTGGCGTTGCGGGCAACTATGAACCAGCTCGATGACGTGGAGTGGGACGAGTTCCTCTCCGGCCCACTGGTCAACATGGATCCGATTGTCAAAGAGCGTCTGCTGCGCGGAATCCGAAAGGCCGACCTGTTCGGCGGGGCCGCGATGACTCAGCTCATCGGAATCTTGAAAGCAGATGGACTCACAACAGAGCAGCTGGAACTTATTGAGTCTCTGTCGCAGCGTGAACGTCAGGCGCTGCAGGTGCCGCTGGATCTATTGAGCGCAGCGCGTGAAGCGTTGCGTGATGGTGTGGAAGCAACTTTGTGGGCAATTTGGCAGTCCACTGGTTTGGCAGACCATCTGGTGGCGGCATCGTTGCGCGGCGGTACAGCTGGAGCATCGGCTGACCGCGACCTGGATGCTGTGATGGCACTGTTCGACTTTGCTGGTGACCGTGTGGAGCTGAATCCAAAGCTGACGGTTGACGGTTTTATCGCTTCTGTGGAAGAACAGGAGCTGCCCATCGGCGCACGTGACCGTAGCGGGGTAGAGCGCGACGCCGTGCGCATTCTCTCAGCGCATGCGGCTCTGGGCAGGCAGTGGAAGGCAGTAGCAGTTGTCGGAGTACAGGAAGGCCAGTGGCCCAGCCTCGGTGTAACTGGCTCGGTGATGAAGCAGAACGAGTTCATCGGTCTCGTCGACCACGGGATTGCACCGCGGGAGTACATCAATTCCATGGCGGATGCGCTAGCGGAGGAACGTCGTTTGCTGCACGTCGCGGTATCACGGGCTAGCGACAGGGTACTGCTGACCGCAGTCGATTCTCCTGATGATGTTGGAGTTCCCAGTCCGTTTGTTATCGAGCTCGTTGAAAAGCTCGGTAATTCGGGGACGGAGCTGGCGAAGCAGTCGGAAGCCTCTTCGGCTGCGAACGGAGTCGGGGCTACGGCTAATGAAGCAAACACCGGCAGTCCGGATGTTGCAGAGGCAGAAGAATCCAAATGGGCCGGTGAAGGCCTGCCACGGGTGCTCTCTGTGGAGTCACTGCTGGCAGAACTGCGTGCAGCCGTTGTAGACGATGCGGAGACTGAGACGCGGCGTCGACAAGCTGCACGTCAACTCGCGCGATTGGCGCAGGTTGAGGTTGCTGGCGCACATCCAGACACCTGGTGGGGGCTCCGTGCACCGTCGACCTCGAAGCCGGTAAATGACAAGAAGCCGATGAGAATCAACCCTTCCAAGGTGGAAGCAGCCCTGAGTTGCCCGCTGAAGGCCATGCTGGATAAATCAGCACCGACATCGGCCATGTATTTAGGCTCTCTACTTCATCAGGCGGTAGAAGCCGTAGCCAAGGGAGTGACTGTACCTGAGGCGCAGTCCGAAATCCGGCGTGTTTTTGGTGACCTGTCCGATGATCCGGAGTGGCGTAAGCGTACTGAGGAAGACACCTGGTTGACAGCGCTGGAGGATTGGCAGCGGTGGATTGAGACTAAGAAAGATATCGGGACCGAGGTTCCGGTAAAAGTCACCATCAACGATGACATCGTGATTGTCGGACGAATCGACCGATTGATTGAAGACGCTGATGGTGCAGTTCAAATCGTCGATATTAAAACCGGTAAGACAGCGCCCTCCGGTAAAGACGTAGAAGAACATGCACAGCTAGCTACATATCAGCTGGCGTTGTCGAAGGGGAAGCTCGTTGAAAGCGGAGATGGGCTTGCTGTGGACAACGGCGAAGGCATTGAACAATCAGGGGCATACCTGGTATTTCCGCGAAAGTCACACAATAAGACCATTATCACTAGTCGAGAACAGTCAAAGCTCACGGAAGACAAGTTGGCTGACTGGGAGCGTCGTGTGGAGCAGGTAGCACGTGCGACGTCTGGCCCGCGTGCCTTGGCGCTCGCTGGTGATCATTGCAAGTTCTGCACGCTTTCGAAGGCGTGCCCGGCAGCAGAAGGGAATCGGTAG
- a CDS encoding TIGR02569 family protein produces the protein MIATPPDRVLEAFGAEGEPHRAGRAWDNGWVYDDSIVLSPVHNSAQALWSAKVRSALDVDGVRVAKSVRTSDGRLVIAGWQARHFIPGGFAPRADETIVAAGRVEESLASIERPQFLLDKEPDYFVMCNRAAWESDPIGILEQLLDADSVPRADCAEALTISGDLLQLRAEMVVPTELLQVCHADLVGTLLYDGTAAPVLTDIVPAWRVRGWTAALAAVDCLSMMGADEELLRRFDHLPDFGQLLVRAMCYRLFVHAVSPESQPGAYRGLFRAASLVRAFVSK, from the coding sequence ATGATTGCCACTCCTCCCGACCGTGTTTTGGAGGCCTTTGGTGCCGAGGGTGAGCCGCATCGTGCCGGGCGAGCTTGGGACAATGGCTGGGTCTACGACGATTCCATTGTCCTTTCGCCGGTACATAATTCGGCGCAGGCGCTGTGGTCTGCAAAGGTTCGCAGCGCGCTAGATGTCGATGGCGTCCGAGTAGCGAAATCCGTGCGTACCAGTGACGGCCGCTTGGTCATTGCTGGGTGGCAAGCCCGTCATTTCATTCCGGGGGGATTCGCGCCACGTGCCGATGAAACCATTGTTGCCGCTGGTCGCGTGGAAGAGTCGCTTGCCAGTATTGAACGGCCACAGTTCCTCCTTGATAAGGAGCCCGATTACTTTGTCATGTGTAATCGCGCAGCTTGGGAATCTGACCCAATCGGCATCCTCGAGCAGCTTCTCGACGCGGATAGCGTCCCCCGCGCCGATTGCGCCGAGGCTCTCACAATCTCCGGTGATCTTCTCCAGTTGCGGGCAGAGATGGTTGTGCCAACGGAGCTTCTGCAGGTCTGTCACGCAGACCTCGTCGGCACGCTGCTTTACGACGGCACGGCCGCCCCCGTTCTCACCGATATCGTGCCAGCATGGCGTGTCCGTGGTTGGACAGCTGCCTTAGCGGCAGTGGATTGTCTGTCCATGATGGGTGCTGATGAAGAGCTACTGCGACGCTTCGATCATTTGCCGGATTTCGGTCAGTTGCTCGTTCGTGCGATGTGCTATCGACTTTTTGTCCACGCTGTTAGTCCAGAATCGCAGCCGGGTGCGTATCGTGGCCTGTTCCGTGCGGCTTCGCTAGTCCGCGCGTTTGTGTCTAAGTAA
- a CDS encoding DUF3152 domain-containing protein — protein MTQEPFLVRIARSWGWRAYAIPVLVVLTVIILFDIFTAEDDSPGSGNGTVTSQSGNSRPGPVPGEGYGDGYEGGQLPPGPAFATEPSGNFKDVTVAHPRVGEGRRNAIRYSVEIEDNIDVPSIGGERAFAETVNSILADPRGWTANPDFSFEAVPRDQDPTIVVQLSATGTAHQLCGNTLGMETSCYLSGQREGEPGRVVVSIARWVRGALPFEGDLGLYRQYLINHEVGHGLGYAVHEPCPRDGGIAPIMMQQTLSVSNDELHEIDSSEVYQTDGKTCSVNGWPYPFGADDDTAAPTQKAR, from the coding sequence ATGACGCAAGAACCCTTTCTCGTACGCATTGCAAGGAGTTGGGGGTGGCGAGCCTATGCCATCCCCGTACTTGTGGTGCTCACAGTCATCATTCTCTTCGACATCTTCACTGCTGAAGATGATTCTCCAGGTTCCGGCAATGGCACTGTCACCTCGCAGAGTGGTAACAGTCGCCCTGGTCCGGTGCCCGGTGAGGGGTACGGTGATGGTTACGAGGGAGGACAGTTGCCACCTGGTCCGGCCTTTGCCACGGAACCCTCGGGAAATTTTAAAGATGTCACCGTGGCGCATCCCCGTGTCGGGGAGGGGCGCCGCAATGCGATCAGGTATTCCGTGGAAATTGAAGACAACATTGATGTTCCTTCAATTGGTGGCGAGCGCGCCTTTGCGGAGACGGTGAACTCGATTCTGGCCGATCCACGTGGCTGGACAGCTAATCCAGATTTTTCTTTCGAGGCAGTGCCTCGCGATCAGGATCCGACGATTGTCGTGCAGCTTTCCGCGACTGGAACCGCACATCAGCTGTGCGGAAACACCTTGGGAATGGAGACCTCCTGTTACCTGTCTGGGCAGCGGGAAGGTGAGCCTGGGCGCGTGGTCGTCAGTATCGCCCGGTGGGTTCGAGGTGCCCTGCCTTTTGAGGGGGACCTGGGATTGTATCGCCAATACCTTATTAATCACGAGGTTGGGCACGGACTTGGGTACGCGGTTCACGAGCCCTGCCCGAGGGATGGCGGTATCGCGCCAATCATGATGCAGCAGACCCTGAGCGTGTCGAACGATGAACTGCATGAAATCGACAGCAGCGAGGTCTATCAGACCGATGGCAAGACGTGTTCTGTCAACGGCTGGCCGTATCCATTTGGGGCGGACGACGATACGGCCGCACCGACTCAGAAAGCAAGGTAG
- a CDS encoding DUF3107 domain-containing protein produces the protein MDITIGFADNTRELSIENVAGGEEVKAAISQKLAAGEGVIELSDGAGQEYQINAAKVAYVRTGNNADRKVGFFA, from the coding sequence ATGGACATCACTATTGGATTTGCAGACAATACGCGTGAGCTGAGCATTGAAAACGTCGCTGGTGGCGAGGAGGTCAAGGCTGCGATCTCCCAGAAGCTGGCTGCTGGCGAAGGTGTGATTGAGCTCAGTGACGGCGCTGGTCAGGAGTACCAGATTAATGCTGCCAAGGTCGCCTACGTCCGTACCGGTAATAACGCAGACCGTAAGGTTGGCTTCTTCGCCTAA
- a CDS encoding DEAD/DEAH box helicase has protein sequence MAESQSPTFVELGVAAEICDALADEGINRTFAIQELTLPLALDGTDIIGQARTGMGKTLGFGVPLIDRVFDDARIPEPDGTARAIIVVPTRELCVQVGEDLARAAHSTNLRVCTIYGGHPYEEQIEQLDRGVDIIVGTPGRLIDLYQRNNLELSGVKILVLDEADEMLDLGFLPDIEKILAAVPDERQTMLFSATMPGPILTLARTFMNRPVHIRAESGEEEATVHETTKQIVFQSHQMDKVSVIARILQANGRGRTIIFARTKRGAASVAEQLGERGFLVTAVHGDMGQPARERSLTAFRNGDVDVLVATDVAARGIDIDDVTHVINHQVPDDEMTYVHRIGRTGRAGHRGVAVTLVGWDETAKWKAISDALDLDMAEIPTWFSTSPELAEALDIPEGIDEKVGPARPVLGSRPPRGRGGRGPRNNRSQPHHRNRGQGRNSRRDGHSNSHRRR, from the coding sequence GTGGCAGAGTCCCAGTCCCCGACATTCGTCGAATTGGGGGTCGCCGCGGAAATCTGCGACGCACTCGCCGACGAAGGAATCAACCGCACATTTGCCATCCAGGAACTGACGCTGCCCTTGGCGCTCGACGGCACGGACATCATCGGCCAAGCCCGTACTGGCATGGGAAAAACCCTTGGGTTTGGTGTCCCCCTCATTGACCGCGTCTTTGATGACGCCCGCATTCCAGAACCGGATGGCACTGCCCGCGCAATCATCGTCGTTCCCACCCGTGAGCTGTGCGTGCAGGTCGGCGAGGACTTAGCCCGCGCTGCGCACTCAACCAATCTGCGTGTATGCACCATTTACGGTGGCCACCCCTATGAGGAACAGATTGAACAGCTAGACCGCGGCGTGGACATCATCGTCGGCACTCCGGGCCGTCTCATCGATCTTTACCAGCGCAATAATCTAGAGCTGTCAGGCGTAAAGATTTTGGTTCTCGACGAGGCCGACGAAATGCTCGACTTGGGTTTCCTGCCGGACATCGAGAAGATTCTGGCTGCGGTGCCGGATGAACGTCAGACCATGCTCTTCTCGGCAACAATGCCGGGCCCTATTCTGACTCTCGCACGTACCTTTATGAATCGCCCGGTGCACATCCGCGCTGAATCAGGCGAGGAAGAGGCCACAGTCCATGAGACCACTAAGCAGATTGTTTTCCAATCGCACCAAATGGATAAGGTTTCAGTCATTGCCCGCATCCTGCAAGCCAACGGTCGTGGTCGCACCATCATTTTTGCTCGTACAAAGCGTGGTGCCGCTTCCGTTGCTGAGCAGCTCGGCGAGCGGGGCTTCCTGGTCACCGCCGTCCACGGCGATATGGGCCAGCCTGCACGTGAGCGCTCACTGACGGCGTTCCGCAATGGCGACGTCGACGTCCTGGTCGCAACCGATGTCGCGGCTCGCGGTATCGACATCGACGATGTCACCCACGTCATCAACCACCAGGTGCCCGATGACGAAATGACTTATGTCCACCGCATCGGCCGTACCGGACGCGCGGGACACAGAGGTGTCGCCGTTACGCTCGTCGGCTGGGATGAGACCGCAAAGTGGAAGGCTATTTCAGATGCTCTCGACCTGGACATGGCCGAGATTCCGACGTGGTTTTCCACCTCCCCCGAGCTCGCCGAAGCTCTTGACATCCCCGAGGGAATCGATGAGAAGGTCGGGCCAGCCCGTCCGGTGTTGGGGTCCCGACCGCCTCGCGGGCGTGGCGGAAGAGGTCCGCGAAACAACCGCTCACAGCCTCACCATCGCAATCGCGGCCAAGGACGAAACTCACGGCGGGACGGCCACTCCAATTCTCATCGCCGCCGCTAA
- a CDS encoding PQQ-binding-like beta-propeller repeat protein — protein sequence MLQSPQANAEPTTAETRLRRNRIASVILIIAVVLVIGWTWVASPARKVDRTETTASAGSAMQAPAANDPEAMPHTLRPVWSTESSASTSTHTISPAPLVMDNSLIVAEDRGVRAISLNDGTERWHYRRDIPLCALSGSDGQVFATFRGAAGCGETVALKPDSGQYVATRKSIAADSLAAVRSNSYAGVYDSGFLELWRSDLVRVVEYGKIPASPEPKMQPHPECSIISALTRVELLAVVNNCDGHGRLVMQVANPEESRKPEVKSDIDLGPVTADMSLVSIGQDTAAVLTDNRIRVFRMDGTMLTELALGETTLRPAPAEANSDGDAPRAPFTTDLPHHMTWWSPRGLLGFRPSTLAPDFEFPEATGTPAPWGEHVFMPVADGVAVLNASTLEIIGTLPLPAAAKSTHANDADKPELPVRLAVVGDTLLVQRGESVDAFVIEI from the coding sequence GTGCTGCAGTCACCACAAGCCAACGCTGAGCCCACCACTGCAGAGACCCGACTGCGTCGAAATCGAATCGCATCAGTCATTCTCATCATCGCCGTAGTGCTAGTCATCGGTTGGACATGGGTCGCTTCCCCGGCCCGCAAGGTCGATCGCACTGAAACGACGGCTTCTGCCGGCTCGGCAATGCAAGCCCCGGCTGCGAACGATCCGGAGGCAATGCCACATACTCTCCGGCCGGTGTGGTCCACCGAATCGTCGGCAAGCACAAGCACGCACACCATCTCCCCGGCGCCACTGGTGATGGACAACTCCCTCATCGTTGCTGAGGACCGGGGCGTGCGTGCTATCTCGCTTAACGACGGCACGGAGCGATGGCACTATCGACGAGATATTCCGCTGTGTGCGCTCTCGGGCAGTGATGGCCAAGTTTTCGCGACTTTTCGCGGGGCAGCTGGCTGCGGTGAGACCGTTGCACTCAAACCCGATTCGGGGCAGTATGTCGCGACCCGAAAATCGATTGCGGCTGACAGCCTTGCCGCCGTGCGCTCGAATTCATACGCGGGTGTCTACGACTCTGGATTCCTGGAGCTGTGGCGTTCTGACTTGGTCCGAGTAGTCGAGTACGGCAAGATTCCAGCATCCCCGGAACCGAAGATGCAGCCACATCCAGAGTGTTCGATTATCAGTGCGCTCACACGCGTGGAGCTGCTGGCCGTTGTAAACAATTGCGATGGTCACGGACGCCTGGTCATGCAGGTGGCAAATCCGGAGGAATCGCGGAAACCAGAGGTCAAGAGCGATATTGACCTTGGTCCAGTAACTGCAGATATGTCGCTGGTATCGATTGGCCAGGACACGGCAGCGGTACTAACAGACAATCGCATTCGCGTTTTTCGTATGGACGGCACGATGCTAACTGAATTGGCGCTGGGTGAGACTACCCTGCGTCCAGCACCGGCTGAAGCTAACTCCGACGGCGATGCCCCGCGTGCGCCTTTTACAACGGATCTCCCCCATCACATGACGTGGTGGTCGCCACGTGGATTACTTGGCTTCCGTCCGAGCACCCTGGCACCGGATTTCGAGTTTCCTGAGGCCACAGGGACCCCAGCTCCATGGGGTGAGCATGTTTTCATGCCAGTCGCTGACGGAGTCGCGGTATTGAATGCCTCAACTCTCGAAATTATCGGCACACTCCCGTTGCCTGCAGCTGCGAAGTCCACTCATGCAAATGATGCGGACAAGCCGGAACTGCCCGTGCGTCTTGCAGTTGTCGGTGACACGCTACTGGTTCAGCGCGGTGAGTCAGTCGACGCGTTCGTCATCGAAATTTAA
- a CDS encoding diacylglycerol/lipid kinase family protein → MRALLISNPNSTSNSARRMPSIVRALRSVDGIRLTSMFTAYPGHAEEMVAGITVRDYDVIISLGGDGTINEIVNGLMYSNPFSALPATDLPAIATIPTGSANVLAGALGIPRDPVDAAWYIASLLRSRTRSAISVGHAAERCFVVNAGIGIDAEVISTMEQLRHNGTRAKAVRYLPAIFTAWNELRKSPPQITATIDGKEFGRDLAMAVVSNSNPWTFLGDLPIVTNPTVSLRRGLGFYGFTSLKGVTGLVAAANLAGFFTRLRSPFHIEARERRVDNAQHIQLTATAPLRLQLDGEYINQRDSLNIRVKQGAINFVARADDYTEDQFTKKVATRPVDERLLVVVTKKAMDRTRRLFSTSQKTEANPA, encoded by the coding sequence GTGCGTGCGTTGCTAATCTCCAATCCGAATTCGACCAGTAACTCTGCTCGACGCATGCCCAGCATTGTGCGGGCGCTTCGCTCAGTCGATGGGATCCGCTTGACATCCATGTTCACCGCTTACCCCGGCCATGCTGAGGAAATGGTCGCGGGAATAACGGTTCGCGATTACGACGTCATTATTTCCCTCGGCGGCGACGGAACCATTAACGAGATTGTCAATGGGCTCATGTACTCCAACCCATTCTCCGCACTGCCTGCCACTGACCTGCCTGCCATCGCAACAATTCCCACAGGCAGCGCCAACGTCTTGGCAGGTGCGTTGGGCATTCCCCGCGACCCCGTAGATGCCGCGTGGTACATCGCAAGCCTGCTGCGCTCCCGAACCCGCAGCGCTATTAGCGTTGGACATGCAGCAGAGCGATGCTTCGTCGTCAATGCCGGTATCGGCATCGATGCGGAAGTCATTTCCACCATGGAACAGCTCCGACATAACGGCACCCGCGCCAAAGCCGTGCGCTATTTGCCGGCAATTTTCACCGCATGGAACGAGTTGCGCAAAAGCCCGCCACAAATCACCGCAACTATCGACGGCAAGGAATTTGGCCGCGATCTCGCAATGGCTGTGGTGTCCAACTCCAATCCATGGACATTCCTCGGCGACCTCCCCATCGTCACCAACCCCACTGTGTCACTGCGCAGGGGCCTGGGGTTTTATGGCTTCACTTCTTTAAAGGGAGTGACGGGGCTTGTCGCCGCAGCCAATTTGGCCGGTTTCTTCACCCGACTGCGCTCCCCCTTCCACATAGAAGCCCGCGAACGACGCGTTGACAACGCTCAGCACATCCAGCTCACCGCTACTGCTCCACTTCGTCTCCAATTGGACGGCGAGTACATCAATCAGCGCGATTCCCTCAACATCCGCGTTAAGCAAGGCGCAATCAATTTTGTGGCGCGTGCCGACGATTACACCGAGGACCAGTTCACCAAGAAGGTCGCTACCCGCCCCGTGGACGAGCGCTTGCTCGTTGTGGTGACCAAAAAGGCCATGGATCGCACACGCCGCCTGTTCAGTACAAGCCAAAAGACCGAGGCAAACCCGGCTTAA
- a CDS encoding WhiB family transcriptional regulator, with product MDWRHKAVCREEDPELFFPVGNSGPALAQIAKAKVVCNRCPVTAQCLAWALETGQDAGVWGGMSEDERRALKRRRNRGRTRRTRTSTAV from the coding sequence ATGGATTGGCGTCACAAGGCCGTTTGTCGTGAAGAGGATCCGGAGCTGTTCTTCCCAGTCGGTAACTCCGGCCCGGCTCTCGCCCAGATTGCTAAGGCCAAGGTCGTTTGCAACCGCTGCCCCGTTACCGCTCAGTGCCTGGCTTGGGCACTTGAGACCGGCCAGGATGCAGGTGTCTGGGGCGGCATGAGCGAGGACGAGCGTCGCGCACTGAAGCGCCGTCGCAACCGCGGCCGCACTCGTCGCACTCGCACCAGCACCGCAGTCTAA
- a CDS encoding 50S ribosomal protein bL37 produces the protein MSKRGRKRKDRRKNKANHGKRPNS, from the coding sequence ATGAGCAAGCGTGGCCGTAAGCGCAAGGACCGCCGTAAGAACAAGGCTAACCACGGCAAGCGTCCGAACAGCTAA
- the rsrA gene encoding mycothiol system anti-sigma-R factor has protein sequence MSRESSQDMEQTPERGHACEDAFCQDVHSRLHAFLDGECDSEERRFLEEHIHKCPQCLEEFGSEQAIRRLLRRCCQQPAPEDLRQRITTRIRVSYTRVEYRR, from the coding sequence ATGAGCCGAGAGTCGAGCCAAGATATGGAGCAGACGCCAGAGCGCGGGCACGCCTGTGAAGATGCTTTCTGTCAGGATGTCCACTCGCGCCTACACGCATTTTTGGATGGCGAGTGTGATTCGGAGGAGCGCCGCTTTCTCGAGGAACACATTCACAAATGCCCTCAGTGCTTAGAAGAGTTCGGTTCCGAGCAAGCTATCCGACGGCTGCTGCGCCGGTGCTGCCAGCAACCTGCCCCTGAGGACCTCCGCCAGCGCATTACCACCCGCATACGCGTGTCCTATACGCGGGTGGAGTACCGCAGGTAG
- a CDS encoding sigma-70 family RNA polymerase sigma factor produces MSGDQTGTSAIRTDESDEELAQRFERDAMPLLDQLYGAALRMTRNPADAEDLVQETYIKAFQGFRSYKPGTNLKAWLYRILTNAYINNYRKAQRRPAEYATDDITDSQIAETASHTSIGLRSAEVEALEKLPDEEIRDALMSLKEDYRMVVYYADVEGLPYKEIAEIMGTPIGTVMSRLHRGRKQLRDALHNVAVERGFLKEEKGDSPR; encoded by the coding sequence ATGTCAGGTGATCAGACAGGAACATCGGCCATCCGGACTGATGAGTCGGATGAGGAGCTTGCGCAGCGCTTTGAGCGTGATGCCATGCCGCTTTTGGATCAGCTCTATGGAGCGGCGCTGCGGATGACACGCAACCCCGCCGATGCCGAAGACCTGGTGCAGGAGACCTATATAAAGGCTTTTCAGGGCTTCCGCTCCTACAAGCCGGGCACGAATCTGAAAGCATGGCTCTACCGCATTCTGACGAATGCGTACATCAACAACTACCGCAAGGCGCAGCGTCGTCCTGCCGAGTACGCCACCGATGACATCACCGATTCACAGATCGCGGAAACCGCGTCGCACACTTCGATAGGGCTGCGCTCTGCTGAGGTTGAAGCGCTGGAAAAGCTTCCTGACGAGGAAATTCGTGACGCTTTGATGAGTCTCAAAGAGGATTACCGGATGGTGGTCTACTACGCCGATGTCGAGGGATTGCCCTACAAGGAAATCGCCGAAATCATGGGCACACCCATCGGAACTGTGATGAGTCGGCTCCACCGTGGAAGAAAACAGCTCCGAGACGCGTTGCACAACGTAGCCGTGGAACGTGGATTCTTGAAAGAAGAGAAGGGAGATTCTCCGCGATGA